Proteins from a single region of Croceicoccus marinus:
- a CDS encoding efflux RND transporter periplasmic adaptor subunit, with product MPERPENRQHFKTLASLSPPRIAVVMAWLIGLGFVLVVALLFVPWVQTAQGMGKVVSLDPDDRPRQVTSVIEGRVERFFVSDGDQVQAGDPIARVVDVDPGLLSRLSAERAQLEAEIAAMQQARQVAAIDVGRTRQLLEEGLASRREYEQSQIRIAEADATIAEARAAINRIETEINRRSEQVVLAPREGRVQQVNGELGGQLIDAGTVLAVIAPEQVQRAVELYVDARDVPIIERGSPVRLEFEGFPAIQFSGWPNLVYGVYDGQVRTIDPVAGPNGQFRVIVEPLPGAERPWPGERYVRQGSNVVGWIRGNTVTVGFEIWRQLNDFPLQYDRTASETSEPGSGWGSSS from the coding sequence ATGCCTGAGCGTCCCGAGAACCGGCAGCATTTCAAGACGCTCGCCTCGCTCAGCCCGCCGCGCATCGCGGTGGTGATGGCCTGGCTGATCGGGCTGGGCTTCGTGCTTGTGGTTGCGCTGCTGTTCGTGCCCTGGGTGCAGACCGCACAGGGCATGGGCAAGGTCGTCTCGCTGGATCCCGACGATCGGCCCCGGCAGGTGACATCGGTGATCGAGGGGCGGGTCGAACGCTTTTTCGTCAGCGATGGCGACCAGGTGCAAGCGGGCGATCCCATCGCGCGCGTGGTCGATGTAGATCCCGGCCTGCTCTCGCGCCTGAGCGCCGAGCGCGCGCAGCTTGAGGCGGAGATCGCCGCGATGCAGCAGGCGCGGCAGGTCGCGGCGATCGATGTCGGGCGCACGCGCCAGCTGCTGGAAGAAGGGCTGGCATCGCGCCGCGAATACGAGCAGTCGCAGATCCGCATCGCCGAGGCCGACGCCACTATCGCGGAGGCGCGCGCCGCCATCAACCGGATCGAGACCGAGATCAATCGCCGTTCCGAACAGGTGGTGCTCGCCCCGCGCGAAGGGCGGGTGCAGCAGGTCAACGGCGAGCTTGGCGGGCAGCTGATCGATGCCGGCACCGTGCTGGCGGTGATCGCGCCGGAACAGGTCCAGCGCGCGGTCGAGCTGTATGTCGACGCGCGCGACGTGCCTATCATCGAACGCGGCAGCCCCGTCAGGCTTGAGTTCGAGGGCTTTCCCGCGATCCAGTTCAGCGGTTGGCCCAACCTGGTCTATGGCGTCTATGACGGACAGGTGCGCACGATCGATCCGGTCGCTGGTCCCAATGGCCAGTTCCGGGTCATCGTGGAACCCCTGCCCGGTGCCGAACGTCCGTGGCCGGGCGAACGCTATGTCCGGCAGGGCAGCAATGTCGTGGGCTGGATCCGCGGCAACACCGTCACCGTCGGGTTCGAGATCTGGCGCCAGCTGAACGACTTCCCCTTGCAATACGACCGCACGGCGAGCGAGACGTCCGAGCCGGGCAGCGGGTGGGGTTCGTCCTCTTGA
- a CDS encoding efflux RND transporter periplasmic adaptor subunit has product MSERMIDGRPGLPAPEEHPALPPPEGMEPGAGNDDKAPEEGEQDFWHRRRFWLAVGILVLLTLLVAFCGGGGDDDQQQGGPPVAAVSAAEAEARVWSGELTAVGTVEAIQGVEVTTEVAGIVSDIGFRNGTSTRAGRTLVRLDNTTEQAEQAALVAQRGAARLAYERAQRLIERGATSEAELEAARAEWQNLAAQVRQVGTVIEKKRIDAPFSGMLGIRQVSLGEFVSPGTPIVSLQQLTPIYVNFELPERALRQIDEGLPISVRSAAFDDRIFTGRITAIDPDIDERTRSVQVQATLPNADRALRPGMFADVTIDLAGSREVVAVPTTALTRNAYGDLIYVIDRLSEEEMARRRQQRHQSQDDGGFLSGLFGSGDDRQDGGSEPRNGEGGRDRPQLVARAVFVEVGETRGLYTEITEGIEPGMRVVTAGQLKLEDGAPVRIVERDALKGAQRVPRRP; this is encoded by the coding sequence GTGAGCGAACGAATGATCGACGGACGCCCCGGCCTGCCCGCGCCAGAGGAACACCCCGCCCTGCCGCCGCCCGAGGGAATGGAGCCCGGCGCCGGCAATGACGACAAGGCGCCGGAGGAAGGCGAGCAGGATTTCTGGCACCGCCGCCGCTTCTGGCTGGCGGTGGGCATACTGGTCCTGTTGACGCTGCTGGTGGCGTTCTGCGGCGGCGGCGGCGACGATGATCAGCAGCAGGGCGGCCCCCCGGTCGCCGCCGTGTCCGCGGCTGAGGCGGAAGCACGGGTCTGGAGCGGCGAGCTGACCGCGGTCGGCACGGTCGAGGCGATCCAGGGCGTCGAGGTGACGACGGAGGTGGCGGGCATCGTGTCGGACATCGGATTTCGCAACGGCACCAGCACCCGCGCCGGGCGCACGCTGGTGCGGCTGGACAACACCACCGAGCAGGCGGAGCAGGCCGCCCTGGTCGCGCAGCGCGGTGCCGCGCGGCTTGCCTATGAACGCGCGCAAAGGCTGATCGAACGCGGGGCTACATCGGAAGCCGAGCTGGAAGCCGCGCGCGCCGAATGGCAGAACCTGGCCGCGCAGGTCCGCCAGGTCGGCACGGTGATCGAGAAGAAGCGCATCGACGCGCCGTTTTCGGGCATGCTGGGCATCAGGCAGGTGAGCCTGGGCGAATTCGTCTCGCCCGGAACGCCGATCGTGTCGCTGCAGCAGCTGACGCCGATCTATGTCAATTTCGAGCTTCCCGAACGCGCGCTGCGCCAGATCGACGAGGGGCTGCCGATCTCGGTCCGCAGCGCGGCATTCGACGACCGGATCTTCACCGGGCGCATCACCGCCATCGATCCCGACATCGACGAGCGGACCCGGTCGGTCCAGGTGCAGGCGACGCTGCCCAATGCGGATCGCGCGCTGCGGCCCGGCATGTTCGCCGACGTCACCATCGACCTTGCCGGTTCGCGCGAGGTGGTGGCGGTGCCCACCACCGCGCTGACCCGCAATGCCTATGGCGACCTGATCTATGTCATCGACCGGCTGAGCGAGGAGGAAATGGCACGGCGCCGCCAGCAGCGCCACCAGTCGCAGGATGACGGCGGCTTCCTGTCCGGCCTGTTCGGCAGCGGCGATGATCGGCAGGACGGCGGTTCCGAGCCCCGGAACGGCGAAGGCGGCAGGGACCGCCCGCAGCTGGTCGCGCGCGCGGTGTTCGTCGAAGTGGGCGAGACGCGCGGGCTCTATACCGAGATCACCGAGGGGATCGAGCCGGGGATGCGCGTGGTCACCGCCGGCCAGCTGAAATTGGAGGACGGCGCGCCGGTCCGCATCGTCGAGCGCGACGCGCTGAAGGGCGCACAGCGGGTGCCGCGCCGGCCATGA
- a CDS encoding SDR family oxidoreductase: MTRLDDHAAIVTGASSGIGLAIAEAMADAGAAVAINYHSHPEPAETLVGTIRERGGRAIAVKADVSKEKDVIRLFDEACSEFGRVDILVANAGIQKDAAIADMSLADWNTVIELNLTGEFLCAREAVRRFRRQPAEGRPARSAGAIVAMSSVHEIIPWAGHVNYASAKGGIRMLTRSLAQEVAGEGIRVNAIAPGAIQTPINKEAWDSEESLEKLLQLIPYARIGQPEDIARAAVWLASDEADYITGTTLFVDGGMALYPGFRDNG, from the coding sequence ATGACCCGACTCGACGACCACGCCGCCATCGTCACGGGCGCCAGTTCGGGCATCGGCCTGGCCATTGCCGAGGCGATGGCCGACGCTGGCGCGGCGGTGGCGATCAACTACCACTCCCACCCCGAACCGGCCGAGACGCTGGTCGGCACCATTCGCGAGCGGGGAGGGCGCGCCATCGCGGTCAAGGCCGACGTGTCGAAGGAAAAGGACGTCATCCGCCTGTTCGACGAGGCCTGCTCCGAATTCGGGCGGGTCGACATCCTCGTCGCAAACGCGGGCATCCAGAAGGACGCCGCGATCGCCGACATGTCGCTGGCCGACTGGAACACCGTTATAGAGCTTAACCTGACCGGCGAGTTCCTGTGCGCGCGCGAGGCGGTGCGACGCTTTCGCCGCCAGCCTGCCGAGGGGCGCCCCGCGCGCAGTGCCGGTGCCATCGTCGCCATGAGCTCGGTTCACGAGATCATCCCCTGGGCCGGGCACGTCAACTATGCCTCGGCTAAGGGCGGGATCCGCATGCTGACCCGTTCGCTGGCGCAGGAAGTCGCGGGCGAGGGGATCCGCGTGAACGCCATCGCGCCGGGCGCGATCCAGACGCCGATCAACAAGGAAGCCTGGGACAGCGAGGAATCGCTGGAAAAGCTGCTGCAGCTGATCCCCTATGCCCGGATCGGCCAGCCGGAGGATATCGCACGCGCCGCCGTGTGGCTCGCTTCGGACGAGGCGGATTACATTACTGGCACGACGCTGTTCGTGGACGGCGGCATGGCGCTTTATCCGGGGTTCAGGGACAACGGCTAG
- a CDS encoding ABC transporter transmembrane domain-containing protein, translating into MAGQRLGLRDAAQWIAEIIGPDYAYIRIGIVYTVAITLLSLATPISVQVLINSVARTTLPAPLWTLSLVLLFLLLVVAGLSALRLYVMAMFERRIFARVVAEITVRAVHAQNPYFSDANSGHLFNRYFDMPVLQKSIPSLVIGAFTIILQAIVGLAVTSFYHPFFLAFNMVLVTLVLLIWLLWRRGAVTGAVGLSHAKHNAAHWLESVGGSNGFYKSSRYVGFAMDRTERVTAAYIDAHKSYFHFSFSQAVAYFLLYALASAGLLALGGNLIIQGQLSIGQLVAAELILSGVFYGISQLGWYLDTFYDMAASSEELSLLFSIPQESNRASGEEPSDGSVRMREVVHGVAHLSFAMAGGEQVVAVVEPGLERVLAGLLKRHILPDRGQVLIGKGDLGTFDMYLLRSAVTVLNRPTIVEVTIREYLTLAVDEGDSKAMMMALDTVGLGRRVATLPEGFDTLLSSSGAPLTIAEVMQLKLANAILSRPKVLLMSELFDMMPVERLKAALARLRESDTTVLLSTRRPEAIALDAYMWLGNREQCRFASHGDLRQYVAEREHQDA; encoded by the coding sequence GTGGCGGGACAAAGACTGGGTTTACGTGACGCCGCGCAGTGGATAGCGGAAATCATCGGGCCCGATTACGCCTATATCCGCATCGGAATCGTCTATACCGTCGCCATTACCCTGCTGTCGCTTGCGACGCCGATTTCCGTCCAGGTCCTGATCAACAGCGTCGCGCGCACGACCCTGCCCGCGCCGCTGTGGACCCTGTCGCTCGTGCTGCTGTTCCTGCTGCTGGTGGTGGCGGGGCTCAGCGCGCTGCGCCTGTATGTCATGGCCATGTTCGAGCGGCGGATCTTCGCGCGCGTGGTGGCCGAGATCACGGTGCGCGCTGTGCACGCGCAGAATCCCTATTTCTCGGACGCGAACAGCGGGCATCTGTTCAACCGCTATTTCGACATGCCGGTGCTGCAGAAATCGATCCCCAGCCTGGTGATCGGGGCCTTTACCATCATCCTGCAGGCGATCGTGGGGCTGGCGGTGACCAGCTTCTACCACCCGTTCTTCCTGGCCTTCAACATGGTGCTGGTGACGCTGGTGTTGCTGATCTGGCTGCTGTGGCGGCGCGGCGCGGTAACGGGCGCGGTGGGGCTTTCGCATGCCAAGCACAATGCCGCGCACTGGCTGGAAAGCGTCGGCGGGTCGAACGGCTTCTACAAGTCCAGCCGCTATGTCGGGTTCGCGATGGACCGGACGGAGCGCGTGACCGCCGCCTATATCGACGCGCACAAAAGCTATTTCCATTTCAGCTTCTCGCAGGCGGTCGCCTATTTCCTGCTGTACGCGCTGGCGAGCGCGGGGCTGCTGGCGCTTGGCGGGAACCTGATCATCCAGGGGCAGCTGTCGATCGGCCAGCTGGTCGCGGCAGAGCTGATCCTGTCAGGCGTATTCTACGGCATCTCGCAGCTGGGCTGGTATCTCGACACCTTCTACGACATGGCCGCCAGTTCCGAGGAGCTGTCGCTGCTGTTCTCGATCCCGCAGGAAAGCAATCGCGCTTCGGGCGAGGAGCCGTCGGACGGGTCCGTCCGCATGCGCGAGGTGGTGCATGGCGTGGCGCATCTGTCCTTCGCGATGGCCGGCGGCGAGCAGGTCGTCGCGGTGGTGGAGCCAGGGCTGGAGCGCGTGCTGGCGGGCCTGCTGAAGCGGCACATATTGCCCGACCGGGGCCAGGTGCTGATCGGCAAGGGCGATCTGGGTACGTTCGACATGTACCTGCTGCGCTCTGCCGTGACGGTGCTGAACCGGCCGACCATCGTCGAGGTGACGATCCGCGAATATCTGACGCTCGCGGTGGACGAGGGGGACAGCAAGGCGATGATGATGGCGCTCGACACCGTGGGGCTGGGCCGCCGGGTCGCCACCCTGCCCGAAGGGTTCGACACGCTGCTGTCCTCGTCCGGTGCGCCGCTGACCATTGCCGAGGTGATGCAGCTGAAGCTTGCCAATGCGATCCTCAGCAGGCCCAAGGTGCTGCTGATGTCCGAACTGTTCGACATGATGCCGGTCGAACGGCTGAAGGCGGCACTCGCCCGGCTGCGGGAAAGCGACACGACCGTGCTGCTGTCCACCCGCCGGCCCGAGGCGATCGCGCTCGACGCCTATATGTGGCTGGGCAACCGCGAGCAGTGCCGCTTCGCCAGCCACGGCGACCTTCGGCAATATGTGGCCGAGCGGGAGCATCAGGATGCCTGA
- a CDS encoding TolC family protein, which yields MAGFVAAAACAVPAMAQDAAAPIAAPDVAAPIPQADVPTDAQQAGPLTIDELLRRSARTAPQIIEALARIRQAQGTALRAEGAFDTVFDVEGRSRVTGYYGGTVVDGEVNQPFTTNGGYAYGGYRISRGDFPIYEDKAFTNELGELKIGALYSLLRDRLIDERRAQRSIAARGIDIARFEAEAAAIGVQSRAIEAYQDWVAAGLRLRAYRELLGLAQDRTGGIDRQVALGAQPRILRTENEQNLVRRRARVIESEQAFQAAAVRLSLFYRDLDGNPITPGADRLPQDAEALALLSVDPAFRLTQRPELQSLLAQIDQSVLSLALAENAMKPRFDLLGEVAKDIGDRGLGGPSRSPLETIVGFRFSVPLQNRAARGRVLEQEAKLDELAIQQQFLRDRIENEVETMRIALEGAQQLVETAQQEYELALELAQAERRRFQLGSSNFFLVNQREETATDAQIQLIAAKARIAAAQADLAAATVDLDALGLAE from the coding sequence ATGGCCGGGTTCGTCGCCGCCGCTGCCTGCGCGGTGCCGGCGATGGCGCAGGATGCGGCCGCCCCCATCGCCGCGCCAGACGTCGCTGCGCCAATACCGCAGGCCGACGTGCCAACAGACGCGCAGCAGGCCGGGCCGCTGACCATCGACGAGCTGCTGCGCCGGTCGGCCCGCACCGCGCCCCAGATCATCGAGGCGCTGGCCCGCATCCGGCAGGCGCAGGGCACCGCCCTGCGGGCCGAGGGCGCGTTCGACACCGTCTTCGATGTCGAGGGGCGCAGCCGGGTCACCGGCTATTACGGCGGCACGGTGGTCGACGGGGAGGTCAACCAGCCTTTCACGACCAATGGTGGCTATGCCTATGGCGGCTACCGCATCAGCCGGGGCGATTTCCCGATCTACGAGGACAAGGCCTTTACCAACGAGCTGGGCGAGCTGAAGATCGGCGCGCTCTATTCGCTGCTGCGCGACCGGCTGATCGACGAGCGGCGGGCGCAGCGCTCGATCGCGGCGCGCGGCATCGACATCGCCCGGTTCGAGGCGGAGGCCGCCGCCATCGGCGTGCAGAGCCGCGCGATCGAGGCCTATCAGGACTGGGTCGCGGCGGGGCTGCGGCTGCGCGCCTATCGCGAGCTGCTGGGGCTGGCGCAGGACCGCACCGGGGGGATCGACCGGCAGGTCGCGCTGGGCGCGCAGCCGCGCATATTGCGGACCGAGAACGAGCAGAACCTGGTCCGCCGCCGCGCGCGGGTGATCGAATCGGAGCAGGCGTTCCAGGCCGCGGCGGTGCGGCTGTCTTTGTTCTATCGCGACCTGGACGGCAATCCGATCACGCCGGGCGCCGACCGCCTGCCGCAGGATGCCGAGGCGCTGGCGCTGCTGTCGGTCGACCCTGCTTTTCGCCTGACCCAGCGGCCCGAACTGCAGAGCCTGCTGGCGCAGATCGACCAGTCCGTGCTGAGCCTTGCGCTCGCGGAGAATGCGATGAAGCCGCGTTTCGACCTGCTGGGCGAAGTGGCCAAGGACATCGGCGACCGGGGGCTGGGCGGGCCGAGCCGCTCCCCGCTCGAGACCATCGTGGGTTTCCGCTTTTCGGTGCCGCTACAGAACCGCGCAGCGCGCGGGCGCGTGCTGGAGCAGGAGGCGAAGCTGGACGAGCTGGCGATCCAGCAGCAATTCCTGCGCGACCGGATCGAGAACGAGGTCGAGACGATGCGCATCGCGCTGGAAGGCGCGCAGCAGCTGGTCGAGACCGCGCAGCAGGAATACGAGCTTGCGTTGGAGCTGGCGCAGGCGGAGCGGCGGCGCTTCCAGCTGGGGTCGAGCAATTTCTTCCTGGTCAACCAGCGCGAGGAAACCGCGACCGACGCGCAGATCCAGCTGATCGCCGCCAAGGCCCGCATCGCCGCCGCCCAGGCCGACCTTGCCGCCGCCACCGTCGACCTCGACGCGCTGGGACTGGCCGAATAG
- a CDS encoding phospholipase A — MTMSLPARLPRIAAGSTLALAAVMAVPAAAQPRVLVESIAPGADASSVAVEVAVINAADGPGAALPAEVPAQVDATLIAAERQYRVILTCSPDGAARIEPGQFATASCSFALPGAVPAGADMQLSLGGAAPAYAFSLPAVRGEDGEGSRLALGLPLADSAVPSAQPESGNAFLGNLSVYQPIYAAYGPGTNSDARLQISFKYQLFGDAGAVGGDAPIVNGVHFGYTQRLFWDLGADSSPFRNIDFMPELFYLQPAVEVSNGLALGGQLGVRHESNGRDGAQSRSANTVYLQPVGTFDVGDYTVSVGPRLFFYVGDLEDNPDIRRYRGSTGLFLEVGQDDGLRLTTQSRFNFSSGKGAVEGELSYPLDRIVDTDLNLYVFGQGFVGYGENLLDYDRHTTRLRIGFAIVR, encoded by the coding sequence ATGACAATGTCCCTTCCCGCCCGCCTGCCGCGTATCGCCGCCGGTTCGACATTGGCGCTAGCAGCCGTGATGGCGGTGCCAGCGGCTGCCCAGCCGCGCGTGCTGGTCGAATCGATCGCGCCGGGCGCGGATGCCTCGTCGGTCGCGGTCGAGGTCGCGGTGATCAATGCCGCCGATGGCCCGGGTGCCGCCTTGCCGGCGGAGGTTCCCGCGCAAGTCGACGCCACGCTGATCGCTGCCGAGCGGCAGTACCGCGTGATACTGACGTGCAGTCCCGATGGCGCGGCTCGGATCGAACCTGGTCAATTCGCTACGGCAAGCTGCAGCTTTGCGCTTCCCGGCGCGGTTCCAGCGGGGGCCGACATGCAGCTTTCGCTCGGCGGCGCGGCGCCGGCCTATGCGTTCTCGCTTCCCGCCGTGCGAGGCGAGGACGGGGAGGGCAGCAGGCTTGCGCTGGGGCTGCCGCTGGCGGATAGCGCGGTACCATCGGCCCAGCCCGAGAGCGGAAACGCTTTCCTGGGCAATCTGTCGGTCTATCAGCCGATCTATGCCGCCTATGGCCCCGGCACCAACAGCGATGCGCGGTTGCAGATCAGCTTCAAATACCAGCTGTTCGGCGATGCGGGCGCTGTCGGCGGCGATGCGCCGATCGTGAACGGCGTGCATTTTGGCTATACCCAGCGGCTGTTCTGGGACCTGGGCGCGGATTCCTCGCCCTTTCGCAACATCGATTTCATGCCCGAGCTGTTCTACCTGCAACCCGCGGTCGAGGTCAGCAATGGGCTGGCGCTGGGCGGACAGCTGGGGGTGCGGCACGAATCCAACGGGCGCGACGGCGCGCAGTCGCGCAGCGCCAATACCGTCTATCTGCAGCCTGTCGGCACGTTCGATGTGGGGGACTACACCGTCTCGGTCGGGCCGCGCCTGTTCTTCTATGTCGGAGACCTCGAGGATAATCCCGATATCCGGCGCTATCGCGGATCGACCGGGCTGTTCCTGGAAGTGGGGCAAGACGACGGGCTTCGCCTGACGACGCAGAGCCGGTTCAACTTCTCCAGCGGCAAGGGCGCGGTCGAGGGGGAATTGTCCTATCCTCTCGACCGGATCGTCGACACCGACCTCAACCTCTATGTCTTCGGCCAAGGATTCGTGGGCTATGGCGAGAACCTGCTGGATTATGACCGCCACACTACGCGCCTGCGGATCGGCTTTGCCATCGTGCGCTGA
- a CDS encoding efflux RND transporter permease subunit encodes MMRFLTRFVERPVLASVVSLVILLLGLQSITSLTTRQFPEITSATININTPYIGADAELVRGFITTPLEQAISEAEGIDYLQSTSTQGQSSIQAYLELNYDPNDAVAQILTKINQVSNQLPPEAENSIVYVTSEAETDAMYIAFQSENLTPAEMTDFLNRAIRPRIETIDGIQQARIQGAQTLALRVWLDPRRMAALGVAPSDVQQALASSNYLAAIGQTRGSTFSLPLNAGTSIDDVDVFQRLIVRQNGNALVRLEDIAEVALGSEGYGSSTFINGRPAVFMEVEVAPEANLLSTIEQVNELFPRLQEDLPAGTSGTIVYDATVAIDSSIDEVVSALWQALAIVTVVILLFLGSWRSALVPVIAMPLSIVGAFFIMNMLGYSINLLTLLALILAIGTVVDDGVVIVENAMRHIEEGEDPDLAAKNTVKELASSIVAMNVVVLAVFLPVGLIGGLTGSLFTEFAYTIAGATLMSGIVGLTLSPMMCAKVLKPHSGDKKGIARWVDRGFRRTSTIYARLLGKALDARWVVLAVGGGILVSCWFLYSSAQRELAPPEDDGFLIVSAEADPNISIDQLERWTAQLVDIVAGFDSVDLAFANNAGEGGGSAFAGAVMKDWGEREHTQQELQPELNAAVQEVAGLQVSVISPSTLPGGGGGPPVQFVIASIDEPRAILEQSERIVQAANASGLFQFIDSDLTFDRLQGELEIDREKASALGVDIARLGQDLSTMLSEGYVNYFSLNERSYRVIPQVEREFRLHPEQLENYYVRANPDGPPGQGVSEAGGTLVPLSAFATITTDVRPSALSRFNQLNAAILSGVPAEGVSIGEAIEFLQGEAESLPQGYSVDYAGQSRQFVEEGSNIALAFGLAVILVFLTLAAQYESFRDPAVMLVSVPMSLAGALVFFALGVVSANIYTQIGLLALTGSIIRHGILLVEFANQIQRDEGADRRQAMEKAAALRLRSILMTTIATLIGLVPLLIASSGPGANSRFAISFVLGVSMAIGTLFTLFVVPALYTLVASKRSESAEGSKEGAGQGSGEMAGAAA; translated from the coding sequence ATGATGCGCTTCCTCACCCGCTTCGTCGAACGGCCCGTGCTGGCCAGCGTGGTCAGCCTGGTCATATTGCTGCTGGGGCTGCAGTCGATCACCTCGCTCACCACGCGGCAGTTTCCCGAGATCACGTCGGCCACGATCAACATCAACACGCCCTATATCGGCGCGGATGCGGAACTGGTGCGCGGCTTCATCACCACCCCGCTGGAACAGGCGATATCCGAGGCGGAGGGGATCGACTACCTGCAATCGACCAGTACGCAGGGCCAGTCGAGCATCCAGGCCTATCTTGAGCTGAACTACGACCCGAACGACGCGGTCGCGCAGATCCTGACCAAGATCAACCAGGTGTCGAACCAGCTTCCGCCCGAGGCGGAGAACTCGATCGTCTATGTGACGAGCGAGGCCGAGACCGATGCGATGTATATCGCATTCCAGTCGGAAAACCTGACCCCGGCGGAAATGACCGATTTCCTCAATCGCGCGATCCGCCCGCGGATCGAGACGATCGACGGCATCCAGCAGGCGCGCATCCAGGGCGCGCAGACGCTGGCCCTGCGCGTATGGCTGGATCCGAGGCGAATGGCCGCATTGGGCGTCGCGCCGTCCGACGTGCAGCAGGCATTGGCCAGCAGCAACTATCTTGCCGCCATCGGGCAGACCCGGGGATCGACCTTTTCCCTGCCGCTGAACGCCGGGACCAGCATCGACGATGTCGATGTGTTCCAGCGGCTGATCGTGCGGCAGAACGGCAACGCGTTGGTCCGGCTTGAGGACATCGCCGAAGTTGCGCTGGGGTCCGAGGGCTATGGCAGTTCCACCTTCATCAACGGCCGACCCGCCGTGTTCATGGAGGTCGAGGTCGCGCCCGAGGCGAACCTGCTGTCCACCATCGAGCAGGTGAACGAGCTGTTCCCGAGGCTGCAGGAGGACCTGCCCGCCGGGACCAGCGGCACCATCGTCTATGACGCGACCGTCGCCATCGATTCCAGCATCGACGAGGTGGTGAGCGCGCTGTGGCAGGCGCTGGCCATCGTGACCGTGGTGATCCTGCTGTTCCTGGGGTCGTGGCGCTCGGCCCTGGTGCCCGTCATCGCCATGCCGCTGTCGATCGTGGGCGCGTTCTTCATCATGAACATGCTGGGTTATTCGATCAACCTGCTGACCCTGCTGGCGCTGATCCTGGCCATCGGGACCGTGGTCGACGACGGGGTGGTCATCGTCGAGAACGCGATGCGCCATATCGAGGAGGGTGAGGACCCCGACCTTGCCGCCAAGAACACGGTGAAGGAGCTGGCGTCGTCGATCGTGGCGATGAACGTGGTGGTGCTGGCGGTGTTCCTGCCGGTCGGGCTGATCGGCGGGCTGACGGGCAGCCTGTTCACGGAGTTCGCCTATACCATCGCGGGCGCCACGCTGATGAGCGGTATCGTCGGGCTGACCCTGTCGCCGATGATGTGCGCCAAGGTGCTGAAGCCGCACAGCGGCGACAAGAAGGGCATCGCGCGCTGGGTCGACCGGGGATTTCGCCGGACCAGCACGATCTATGCACGGCTGCTGGGCAAGGCGCTGGATGCGCGCTGGGTGGTGCTCGCAGTGGGGGGGGGGATCCTGGTCAGCTGCTGGTTCCTCTACAGCTCGGCGCAGCGCGAGCTGGCCCCGCCCGAGGACGACGGTTTCCTCATCGTCTCGGCCGAGGCGGATCCCAATATCTCCATCGACCAGCTGGAGCGCTGGACGGCGCAGCTGGTCGACATCGTCGCGGGCTTCGATTCGGTGGATCTGGCCTTTGCCAACAACGCGGGCGAGGGCGGCGGCAGCGCGTTCGCGGGTGCGGTAATGAAGGACTGGGGCGAGCGCGAGCATACGCAGCAGGAGCTGCAGCCCGAGCTGAACGCCGCGGTGCAGGAGGTCGCCGGGCTGCAGGTGTCGGTAATCTCGCCGTCCACCCTGCCGGGCGGCGGGGGCGGGCCGCCGGTGCAGTTCGTCATCGCCTCGATCGACGAGCCGCGCGCGATCCTGGAGCAGTCGGAGCGCATCGTGCAAGCCGCGAACGCCAGCGGGCTGTTCCAGTTCATCGACAGCGACCTCACCTTCGACCGGCTGCAGGGCGAGCTTGAGATCGACCGCGAGAAGGCGAGCGCGCTGGGCGTCGACATCGCCCGGCTGGGGCAGGACCTCTCGACCATGCTGTCCGAGGGTTATGTCAACTATTTCAGCCTGAACGAGCGCAGCTACCGCGTGATCCCGCAGGTGGAGCGCGAGTTCCGCCTGCATCCCGAGCAGCTTGAGAACTATTACGTCCGCGCCAATCCGGACGGGCCGCCGGGGCAGGGGGTGAGCGAGGCGGGCGGAACTCTGGTGCCGCTTAGCGCCTTTGCCACGATCACGACCGATGTGCGGCCCAGTGCGCTCAGCCGGTTCAACCAGCTGAATGCCGCGATCCTGTCGGGCGTCCCGGCCGAGGGCGTTTCCATCGGCGAGGCGATCGAGTTCCTGCAGGGCGAGGCGGAAAGCCTGCCGCAGGGCTACTCCGTCGATTACGCGGGCCAGTCGCGCCAGTTTGTCGAGGAGGGATCGAATATCGCGCTGGCATTCGGGCTGGCGGTGATCCTGGTGTTCCTGACCCTGGCCGCCCAGTACGAAAGCTTTCGCGATCCGGCGGTCATGCTGGTCAGCGTGCCGATGAGCCTGGCCGGCGCCTTGGTATTCTTCGCGCTGGGCGTGGTGAGCGCCAATATCTATACCCAGATCGGCTTGCTGGCGCTGACCGGGTCGATCATTCGCCACGGTATCCTGCTGGTCGAATTCGCCAACCAGATCCAGCGTGACGAGGGCGCGGACCGGCGGCAGGCGATGGAGAAGGCGGCGGCGCTGCGGCTGCGTTCGATCCTGATGACGACCATCGCCACGCTGATCGGGCTGGTCCCGCTGCTGATCGCGTCGAGCGGACCGGGCGCGAACAGCCGCTTCGCCATCAGCTTCGTGCTGGGCGTGAGCATGGCGATCGGGACGCTGTTCACCCTGTTCGTTGTCCCCGCGCTCTATACGCTGGTCGCCAGCAAGCGATCGGAAAGCGCCGAGGGCAGCAAGGAAGGCGCCGGTCAGGGAAGTGGTGAAATGGCCGGAGCAGCCGCATAA